Proteins found in one Abyssibius alkaniclasticus genomic segment:
- a CDS encoding L,D-transpeptidase, which translates to MIDRKFSRRGVMGMALGGAASVAVSSPLLAQAVTIDGGAQGQAPLHMINAFVSRDWRGHFDNLNNGAILVDIDGTTLHYWSEDESEYLIYPTSVPASEDLTRRGRTSIIRKVVGPEWRPTPNMLKRNPEWPRYVGPGPENPLGTHALYLSWQYYRIHGTNDTRKIGRQSSNGCIGLYNEDILALFERAEIGTQVLII; encoded by the coding sequence ATGATTGATCGGAAGTTTTCACGACGCGGCGTTATGGGCATGGCGCTTGGCGGCGCTGCATCGGTTGCAGTCAGCAGCCCGCTTTTGGCGCAAGCCGTTACGATAGATGGTGGTGCGCAGGGTCAGGCGCCGCTGCACATGATCAACGCATTTGTTTCGCGCGACTGGCGCGGCCATTTTGACAATCTGAACAATGGCGCGATTCTGGTCGATATCGATGGCACGACCCTGCACTACTGGTCGGAAGATGAATCGGAATATCTGATTTATCCGACATCCGTGCCGGCAAGCGAGGATCTGACCCGCCGCGGGCGCACCAGCATCATCCGCAAAGTGGTTGGCCCGGAATGGCGGCCAACCCCGAACATGCTGAAGCGCAACCCGGAATGGCCGCGTTATGTTGGCCCCGGCCCGGAAAACCCGCTTGGCACACATGCGCTATACCTGAGCTGGCAATATTACCGGATTCACGGCACGAACGACACGCGCAAGATCGGGCGTCAGTCCTCCAACGGTTGCATTGGTCTGTATAACGAAGACATTCTTGCGCTTTTCGAGCGGGCCGAGATCGGCACACAGGTGCTTATCATCTAG
- a CDS encoding L,D-transpeptidase family protein: MTHHSRRKLLASGVAFATAPLLAMPNISSANPRNMATLIAVFKESRRLYMYNDDRVLKNYRFDLGWAPVGHKQFEGDGRTPEGSYIIDRRNPNSSFHLSLGISYPNANDIAFAQAQGRSPGGDIFIHGWRNYGPYRGRRDWTAGCIAITNRAIEDMWTRVADFTPVIIQP, encoded by the coding sequence ATGACACATCATTCCCGCCGCAAATTGCTTGCGTCCGGCGTGGCATTTGCCACCGCCCCGCTTTTGGCAATGCCGAATATTTCCAGCGCCAACCCGCGCAACATGGCGACATTGATCGCGGTGTTCAAGGAATCGCGCCGCCTGTATATGTATAACGACGACCGGGTTCTGAAGAATTACCGCTTCGACCTTGGCTGGGCGCCCGTGGGCCACAAGCAGTTTGAAGGTGACGGGCGCACGCCGGAGGGCAGCTATATCATCGACCGGCGCAACCCCAATTCAAGCTTCCACCTGAGCCTTGGGATTTCCTATCCGAACGCGAATGACATTGCCTTTGCGCAAGCCCAGGGCCGTTCGCCGGGTGGCGATATCTTCATTCACGGCTGGCGCAATTACGGCCCCTATCGGGGCCGCCGTGACTGGACTGCCGGCTGTATCGCAATTACCAACCGCGCAATCGAAGATATGTGGACCCGCGTGGCCGACTTTACACCGGTGATCATTCAACCCTAG
- a CDS encoding CAP domain-containing protein, whose product MGIIVGLLFTLSACEIGGVEGVRFIRANEGERIRADQLEAVNLVRSEQGLRPLVMSAALNAASDTHASDMSDQRRAWDYGSDRSSPQSRAQRAGFVGRVTGENVAETFVMNQEILRVWLADTRSRAAILNPDATDFGIGWHQDPDGRIWWVQMTAAARATSFTTDEGITVSRVE is encoded by the coding sequence ATGGGAATTATCGTTGGGCTGTTGTTTACATTGTCCGCTTGTGAAATTGGCGGCGTTGAAGGTGTAAGATTCATTCGCGCAAACGAGGGTGAGCGGATTCGCGCCGACCAGCTTGAAGCGGTGAATCTGGTGCGCAGCGAACAGGGTTTGCGGCCACTGGTCATGTCGGCCGCGCTGAATGCCGCATCCGACACCCATGCCAGCGACATGTCCGACCAGCGCCGCGCCTGGGATTACGGGTCTGACCGGTCTTCGCCGCAATCACGCGCCCAGCGCGCCGGGTTCGTCGGGCGTGTCACGGGTGAAAACGTTGCCGAAACCTTCGTGATGAACCAGGAGATCTTGCGCGTCTGGCTTGCCGACACGCGTTCGCGCGCCGCAATTCTGAACCCCGATGCAACCGATTTTGGCATTGGCTGGCATCAAGACCCCGATGGCCGCATCTGGTGGGTGCAGATGACCGCGGCCGCGCGCGCCACCAGCTTCACCACCGATGAGGGTATCACCGTCTCTAGGGTTGAATGA
- a CDS encoding SDR family oxidoreductase: MKSLLIFGFGYSARALALHLLAQGWHVAATTRSAAKAEAMRALGIAPHIWPGADMRAALAAASHVLISAGPDAAGDPVLNALAGEFAAATHLKWLGYLSTTGVYGDAGGGWVDEDTVRVPAGSRGQLRVEAEDGWLALHRANGLAVHIFRLAGIYGPGRGPFAKLRAGTARRIIKPNQVFSRIHVDDIAQVLAASMAQPDPGRAYNVCDDEPAPPQDVIAAAARLLGMEPPAEESFESAQMGAMAKSFYGESKRVSNARIKAELGVNLRYPTYMAGLRAVLAAEGNSSPAAPHSDS, encoded by the coding sequence ATGAAATCTTTGCTCATATTCGGCTTTGGCTATTCCGCCAGGGCGCTGGCGCTGCATCTGCTGGCGCAGGGCTGGCATGTTGCCGCCACCACACGCAGCGCCGCAAAGGCCGAAGCCATGCGCGCATTGGGCATTGCCCCGCATATCTGGCCCGGTGCCGATATGCGCGCTGCACTTGCCGCTGCCAGCCATGTGCTAATTTCCGCCGGCCCCGATGCGGCGGGCGATCCGGTTTTGAACGCGCTGGCTGGCGAATTTGCCGCCGCAACGCATTTGAAGTGGCTCGGCTATCTGTCGACCACCGGCGTTTATGGCGATGCGGGTGGCGGCTGGGTGGATGAGGACACAGTGCGCGTTCCGGCCGGTTCGCGCGGGCAGTTGCGCGTAGAAGCCGAGGATGGCTGGCTGGCCTTGCACCGCGCCAACGGTCTGGCGGTGCATATTTTCCGGCTTGCGGGCATCTACGGCCCCGGGCGCGGGCCGTTCGCCAAGCTGCGCGCGGGCACGGCGCGGCGAATCATCAAGCCAAATCAAGTGTTCAGCCGCATCCATGTTGACGATATCGCGCAGGTTCTTGCCGCCTCGATGGCGCAGCCAGATCCGGGGCGCGCCTATAATGTTTGCGATGACGAGCCCGCCCCGCCACAGGATGTGATTGCCGCAGCCGCCAGGCTTTTGGGCATGGAGCCTCCGGCGGAAGAATCCTTTGAATCTGCGCAGATGGGGGCAATGGCTAAATCATTTTATGGCGAATCCAAGCGCGTGTCCAATGCCCGCATCAAGGCCGAGCTTGGGGTGAATCTGCGCTACCCGACCTATATGGCGGGGCTGCGCGCTGTGCTGGCTGCGGAAGGAAATTCTTCGCCCGCCGCCCCGCATTCCGACTCCTAA
- the leuC gene encoding 3-isopropylmalate dehydratase large subunit: MTAPKTLYDKIWDAHLVQEDTDGTCLLYIDRHLVHEVTSPQAFEGLRMANRPVRAPEKTIAVPDHNVPTTLDRANAATMTEDSRIQVDALDKNARDFGIHYYPVSDVRQGIVHIVGPEQGWTLPGMTVVCGDSHTATHGAFGALAHGIGTSEVEHVLATQTLIQRKGKNMKVEITGKLRPGVTAKDITLSVIGATGTAGGTGYVIEYCGQAIRDLSMEGRMTVCNMAIEGGARAGLIAPDAKTFAYCQGRPHAPKGAAWDAALAYWKTLFSDDDAHWDKVVTLKGEDIAPVVTWGTSPEDVLPITASVPAPTSFKGGKVEAAQRSLDYMGLTAGQKLTDIAIDTVFIGSCTNGRIEDLRAAAEILRGKKIKDGMRAMVVPGSGLVRAQAEEEGLAQVFIDAGFEWRLAGCSMCLAMNPDQLAPGERCAATSNRNFEGRQGRGGRTHLMSPAMAAAAAITGKLTDVREMM; the protein is encoded by the coding sequence ATGACCGCCCCCAAAACGCTCTATGATAAAATCTGGGATGCCCATCTGGTGCAAGAAGACACCGATGGCACCTGCCTTTTGTATATCGACCGTCACCTCGTGCATGAAGTGACCAGCCCGCAGGCCTTTGAAGGTTTGCGCATGGCCAACCGCCCCGTGCGCGCGCCCGAAAAAACCATCGCCGTGCCCGACCATAACGTGCCCACCACGCTTGACCGCGCCAATGCCGCCACAATGACCGAAGACAGCCGCATTCAGGTGGATGCGCTGGACAAGAACGCACGTGATTTCGGCATCCATTACTACCCTGTCTCCGACGTGCGCCAGGGCATTGTGCATATCGTTGGCCCCGAACAGGGCTGGACCCTGCCAGGCATGACCGTGGTCTGCGGCGACAGCCACACCGCAACGCATGGCGCCTTTGGCGCGCTGGCGCATGGCATCGGCACCTCGGAAGTGGAGCATGTTCTGGCCACGCAAACGCTGATTCAGCGCAAGGGCAAGAACATGAAGGTGGAAATCACCGGCAAGCTGCGCCCCGGAGTCACCGCCAAGGACATTACGCTATCGGTCATCGGCGCCACCGGCACGGCGGGCGGCACCGGCTATGTCATCGAATATTGCGGCCAGGCCATCCGCGATCTTTCGATGGAAGGCCGCATGACGGTGTGCAACATGGCGATCGAGGGCGGCGCGCGCGCTGGCCTGATCGCGCCGGACGCGAAAACCTTCGCCTATTGTCAGGGCCGCCCCCATGCCCCGAAAGGGGCCGCCTGGGATGCCGCGCTCGCCTATTGGAAAACCCTGTTTTCCGATGATGATGCGCATTGGGACAAGGTTGTCACCCTGAAAGGCGAAGATATCGCCCCCGTTGTGACATGGGGCACCAGCCCCGAAGATGTGCTGCCGATCACCGCTTCGGTGCCCGCGCCCACCTCGTTCAAGGGTGGCAAGGTCGAGGCCGCCCAGCGCAGCCTTGACTATATGGGCCTGACCGCTGGCCAGAAGCTGACCGATATCGCGATTGATACCGTCTTCATCGGCTCCTGCACCAATGGCCGGATCGAGGATTTGCGCGCCGCCGCCGAAATTCTGCGCGGCAAGAAAATCAAGGACGGGATGCGCGCAATGGTCGTGCCCGGCTCGGGCCTTGTGCGCGCCCAGGCCGAAGAAGAGGGGCTGGCACAGGTTTTCATCGATGCCGGTTTCGAATGGCGCCTTGCGGGCTGTTCCATGTGCCTTGCCATGAACCCCGACCAGCTTGCGCCGGGCGAACGTTGCGCCGCCACCTCCAACCGCAACTTCGAAGGCCGCCAGGGCCGCGGCGGCCGCACACACCTGATGAGCCCCGCTATGGCGGCTGCAGCGGCGATTACCGGAAAACTGACCGATGTGCGGGAGATGATGTAA
- a CDS encoding AAA family ATPase, with protein sequence MRIHSIRVKNFKSLRDITIKDIPPFAVFIGANGTGKTTLIDVFGFLKDCLSGNAKMAVQKRAGFGQLVSRGHENETIDIELKVELDVAENLTRRVTYMLGVGEVDRKIQVRAERLSWKRGSYGAPFNFLDFKDGRGSAVVDRTDDNGHPVPESELERDEETLDSSDILALKALGNLKRFPAVSQLRELIEGWTVSDFHIDKARPEPDAAPAEHLNEDGSNLALYAQYLAEDHRETFQDLLRTMQERVPGVAEVSPEDTGDGRIALRFRDAAFDKGFLARYVSDGTIKMFAYLALLKDPDPHPLLCIEEPENQLYPSLLPVLAEEIAAYCTARRSGAQVFVTTHSPDFLSSVPLDSIFWLRKEAGFTTVHKASDNERLRNLFTEGQKPGWLWREGWFKGAHPT encoded by the coding sequence ATGCGGATTCATTCCATTCGCGTGAAAAACTTTAAAAGTCTAAGAGATATCACTATAAAGGATATCCCGCCTTTTGCTGTGTTCATTGGCGCGAATGGAACCGGGAAGACCACACTTATCGACGTGTTTGGGTTCCTAAAGGACTGCCTTTCGGGAAATGCGAAAATGGCCGTCCAAAAGCGCGCGGGCTTTGGGCAACTGGTCTCACGCGGGCACGAAAACGAAACGATCGATATTGAATTGAAAGTCGAACTTGATGTTGCCGAAAATCTAACCCGGCGCGTTACTTATATGCTGGGGGTCGGAGAGGTAGACCGCAAAATCCAGGTTCGCGCCGAACGCCTCAGTTGGAAACGCGGAAGCTATGGGGCACCTTTCAATTTCCTCGACTTTAAAGATGGTAGAGGCAGCGCCGTTGTCGACCGCACTGACGATAACGGGCATCCGGTGCCGGAAAGCGAATTGGAGCGCGATGAAGAAACCCTCGATTCCTCTGATATTTTGGCTCTAAAAGCCCTGGGCAATTTAAAACGATTCCCAGCTGTTAGCCAATTGCGCGAACTGATAGAGGGGTGGACAGTAAGCGATTTCCATATCGACAAGGCTCGCCCTGAACCAGACGCAGCGCCGGCGGAACATCTGAACGAGGACGGCTCAAATCTTGCACTCTACGCGCAATACCTAGCGGAGGACCACAGAGAGACTTTTCAAGACTTGCTGAGAACCATGCAAGAACGTGTTCCCGGCGTTGCGGAAGTCTCCCCCGAAGACACGGGCGACGGGCGCATCGCGCTGCGATTCAGGGATGCTGCCTTCGACAAAGGGTTTCTCGCGCGCTATGTGTCGGATGGCACGATCAAGATGTTTGCCTATCTCGCGTTGCTGAAAGATCCCGATCCACATCCGCTTTTGTGCATCGAGGAACCAGAGAACCAGCTTTATCCCAGCCTTTTGCCCGTTTTGGCGGAAGAGATTGCAGCCTACTGCACAGCTCGGAGATCCGGAGCTCAAGTCTTTGTCACAACCCATTCGCCTGACTTTCTGTCGAGCGTTCCCTTGGACTCCATCTTCTGGCTGAGGAAGGAGGCAGGTTTCACAACGGTGCACAAGGCGTCCGACAACGAAAGGCTTCGCAATCTTTTCACCGAGGGTCAAAAGCCAGGCTGGCTTTGGCGCGAGGGCTGGTTCAAAGGCGCGCATCCTACATGA
- a CDS encoding invasion associated locus B family protein, translating to MQARTLGLLGGLLGILMPAMAAAQSLELIGVQEDWRIYRDNDAGPSCFIYSEPSSWSAARDGQPVSVERGDIRLFINLFADSPGVTEPSFRAGYTLTTDSPATVTIGGAETPLYPNAAYCTQDGAIDRCDQYAWTEPDDDAGLVAAMKGGREAVVTARSQRGTITTDTFSLTGFTAALNDAIQACSQ from the coding sequence ATGCAGGCGCGGACACTCGGGCTGTTGGGCGGGCTATTGGGCATTCTGATGCCCGCAATGGCCGCTGCACAGTCGCTTGAACTTATTGGTGTGCAGGAAGACTGGCGGATTTATCGTGACAATGACGCCGGGCCATCCTGTTTTATCTATTCCGAACCGTCAAGCTGGAGCGCCGCCCGCGATGGCCAGCCTGTAAGCGTCGAGCGCGGCGACATTCGCCTGTTCATCAACCTGTTCGCCGATTCGCCCGGTGTGACCGAGCCGAGCTTTCGCGCCGGCTATACGCTGACAACCGATTCGCCCGCCACGGTGACCATTGGCGGCGCAGAAACACCGCTTTACCCCAATGCCGCCTATTGCACACAAGATGGCGCCATTGATCGCTGCGACCAATATGCCTGGACCGAACCCGATGACGATGCCGGGCTGGTTGCCGCCATGAAAGGCGGGCGCGAAGCGGTTGTGACGGCCCGCTCGCAGCGCGGCACGATCACCACCGATACCTTTTCCTTGACCGGGTTTACCGCTGCGTTGAATGATGCCATTCAAGCCTGTTCACAATAG
- a CDS encoding YjbH domain-containing protein, whose protein sequence is MRRAYQLATIGFLAASTLPASAVTFGTSLNINGTVGLIDMPSALTFPDGQTSWSFTGSDTMSGTVLSFQLLPNVEAVIRMQNLQDWNGPGDNQAERSLDLKFVLFEEQGWRPALALGFTDFGANGPLASEYLVATKSLGENFRVTAGLGWGRLGTYNPIGAPFGSRAPQTSNTPGIDHFFAGDMAFFGGFEWDTPVNGLTFKAEYSSDAYVGEQLAGFTVNSPFNFGLDYQISRNLNLGAYYMRGNAFGFRVTLTGNPNTPVTPPDFGTGPLPVRARTADSNMTTAWASNAPVRGQMANLLATSLGEIGISIIEARLRGDTIDLQIQNNRYVREPKAIGRLARALTVALPPSVENFRISLVNNGLATTTVVLRRSDIEAQVERPDAGPQSYATTQFVDAPNRIEDADFVREIDPRFSWSLTPQIDVNLFGGDAFTQADIILRGNASYRINRGLSFNLAVSQRLIGNIGEGAGPSTSPLPHVRSDAALYDSSGPVLTRLTADYLFKLNPSTYGRVSAGYLERYFAGVSAEVLWHPTAQNWGLGVELNYVRQRAFDSMFDLQDYETLSGFVSLYWDTGWNGFEAQVDVGRYLAGDWGATFSLSRRFTNGWELSGYITLTDVSFDDFGAGNFDKGIALTIPLDWTLPYESRSRTTIGLGGYGSDGGARANISNRLYPIIRDYNQQDLYDSWGAYWQ, encoded by the coding sequence ATGCGCCGGGCATATCAATTGGCTACAATCGGCTTTCTGGCCGCTTCAACACTGCCCGCCTCCGCGGTGACTTTTGGCACAAGTCTGAACATCAATGGCACGGTCGGGCTGATCGATATGCCCAGCGCGCTGACCTTTCCGGACGGGCAGACAAGCTGGTCGTTCACCGGCAGCGATACCATGTCGGGCACGGTGCTGAGCTTCCAGCTTTTGCCGAATGTCGAAGCCGTGATCCGTATGCAGAACCTGCAAGACTGGAACGGCCCCGGTGACAATCAGGCCGAACGCAGCCTCGACCTCAAATTCGTGCTGTTTGAAGAACAGGGCTGGCGCCCGGCGCTGGCGCTTGGATTTACCGATTTTGGCGCAAACGGCCCATTGGCCAGCGAATATCTTGTGGCCACCAAAAGCCTTGGCGAAAATTTCCGCGTTACCGCCGGGCTGGGTTGGGGGCGGCTTGGCACCTATAACCCCATCGGCGCGCCCTTTGGCAGCCGTGCCCCGCAAACCAGCAACACACCGGGGATAGACCATTTCTTCGCCGGCGATATGGCGTTTTTCGGCGGGTTTGAGTGGGATACGCCGGTCAACGGGCTGACCTTCAAGGCCGAATATTCTTCGGATGCCTATGTCGGCGAGCAACTGGCCGGGTTCACGGTGAACTCGCCGTTCAATTTCGGGCTGGATTACCAGATCAGCCGCAACCTCAACCTTGGCGCCTATTACATGCGCGGCAACGCCTTTGGCTTTCGCGTTACGCTGACAGGCAACCCCAACACGCCCGTCACCCCGCCCGATTTTGGCACCGGCCCGCTGCCCGTGCGCGCCCGCACCGCCGATAGCAACATGACAACCGCCTGGGCCTCGAACGCGCCTGTGCGCGGGCAAATGGCGAATCTTCTGGCCACGTCGCTGGGTGAAATCGGCATTTCCATCATCGAGGCGCGGCTGCGTGGCGACACGATCGATCTGCAGATCCAGAACAACCGCTATGTGCGCGAACCCAAGGCGATAGGCCGTCTGGCCCGCGCGCTGACCGTGGCCTTGCCGCCATCGGTTGAAAACTTCCGTATTTCACTGGTCAATAACGGGCTGGCGACCACCACGGTCGTTCTGCGCCGCAGCGATATCGAAGCCCAGGTTGAACGCCCCGATGCCGGGCCGCAAAGCTATGCAACCACGCAGTTTGTCGACGCGCCGAACCGTATTGAAGATGCCGATTTCGTGCGCGAGATCGACCCGCGCTTCTCCTGGTCGCTCACCCCGCAGATTGATGTAAACCTGTTTGGAGGCGATGCCTTTACCCAGGCCGATATCATCTTGCGCGGCAATGCCAGCTACCGGATCAATCGCGGCCTGTCCTTCAACCTTGCCGTGTCGCAGCGGCTGATCGGCAATATCGGCGAAGGGGCAGGCCCGTCGACCAGCCCCTTGCCGCATGTGCGCAGCGATGCCGCCTTGTATGATTCAAGCGGCCCCGTGCTGACCCGGCTGACCGCCGATTACCTGTTCAAGCTGAACCCAAGCACCTATGGCCGGGTTTCGGCGGGCTATCTGGAACGGTATTTCGCCGGGGTCAGCGCCGAGGTTCTGTGGCACCCGACCGCCCAGAACTGGGGTCTTGGGGTTGAGCTGAATTATGTGCGCCAGCGCGCCTTTGACAGCATGTTCGATTTGCAGGATTACGAAACCCTGTCGGGCTTTGTCTCGCTCTATTGGGATACGGGCTGGAACGGTTTTGAAGCGCAGGTCGATGTCGGCCGCTATCTGGCGGGTGACTGGGGCGCAACCTTCTCGCTGTCGCGGCGGTTCACCAATGGCTGGGAGCTTTCGGGCTATATCACCTTGACCGATGTCAGCTTTGACGATTTCGGCGCAGGCAACTTTGACAAGGGCATTGCGCTGACCATTCCGCTGGACTGGACATTGCCCTATGAAAGCCGCTCGCGCACCACGATCGGGCTGGGTGGGTATGGCAGCGATGGCGGCGCGCGCGCCAATATCTCCAACCGGCTTTACCCGATCATCCGCGATTACAATCAGCAGGATCTTTACGATAGCTGGGGAGCCTACTGGCAATGA
- a CDS encoding asparaginase yields MADSFKLVEAWRGDLPESLHRGHVVIADESGLRACWGDADAVIYPRSSCKMIQALPLIESGAAASAGLTSEQLALSCASHNGAQIHTKRVEAWLKGLGLSETDLRCGPQQPDAVEDRLALHDAGQSPCQLHNNCSGKHAGFLTLNAHLHGHADYIEIDHPVQIAIKQAFEEMTGETSPGHGIDGCSAPNFACTMAGLARAASAMARPDTLGKARGNAARSLVCAMMAHPLLVSGEGRACAELMVAAKGRAAIKTGAEGVFLAILPDMGVGVAIKIEDGATRASEAAMAAVLVHLGVIAADDPAVQARLYKPLPSRRGLRAGGLRPHPGFAAALGL; encoded by the coding sequence GTGGCTGACAGCTTCAAACTGGTCGAGGCATGGCGGGGTGATCTGCCGGAATCGCTGCACCGCGGCCATGTGGTGATCGCCGATGAAAGCGGGCTCCGCGCCTGCTGGGGCGATGCCGATGCGGTGATCTACCCGCGCTCGTCGTGCAAAATGATCCAGGCGCTGCCGCTTATCGAATCCGGGGCTGCGGCCAGCGCCGGTCTGACCAGCGAGCAGCTTGCGCTGTCTTGCGCCAGCCATAACGGCGCGCAAATCCATACCAAACGGGTTGAGGCGTGGCTGAAAGGGCTTGGCCTGAGCGAGACAGATCTGCGCTGCGGCCCCCAGCAGCCCGATGCGGTTGAAGACCGGCTCGCGCTGCATGATGCAGGCCAAAGCCCCTGTCAGCTGCACAACAACTGCTCGGGCAAACATGCCGGGTTTCTAACGCTGAACGCGCATCTGCACGGCCATGCCGATTACATAGAAATAGACCATCCGGTGCAGATCGCCATCAAACAGGCGTTTGAGGAGATGACCGGCGAAACCAGCCCCGGCCACGGGATTGATGGCTGCTCGGCCCCGAATTTTGCCTGCACAATGGCCGGGCTGGCGCGCGCCGCCAGCGCAATGGCGCGCCCCGATACGCTGGGCAAGGCGCGCGGCAACGCGGCGCGCAGCCTCGTTTGCGCAATGATGGCGCATCCGCTGCTTGTTTCCGGCGAAGGGCGCGCCTGTGCCGAATTGATGGTTGCCGCCAAGGGCCGCGCCGCCATCAAGACCGGGGCCGAAGGCGTGTTTCTGGCCATCCTGCCTGACATGGGTGTTGGCGTTGCGATCAAAATCGAAGACGGGGCCACGCGCGCATCCGAAGCGGCAATGGCGGCCGTGCTGGTGCATTTGGGTGTGATCGCCGCAGATGACCCGGCGGTGCAGGCGCGGCTTTACAAACCCTTGCCAAGCCGGCGGGGCCTTCGCGCCGGTGGCCTTCGCCCCCATCCCGGTTTTGCCGCAGCACTCGGGCTGTAA
- a CDS encoding YjbF family lipoprotein produces MALGALVILGACSSSGGVNPVFRAVWDKVRPGQAAPETSETTTAAAAPALTRARIDELNIAMIRVKVGAAANGSILTARTLNGGYATYSSTNQQTVTLFGALVTAHRGIGFDLLSVAHAPNDPLAVRTPLDDWPSAVRRDYRLLGNGPDGTVLSVNCAFRVGPPFPITQVEVTYETRIVQESCTGDATFQNLHMVDEDGNVWRTAQWVGPQMDQFEIEVLEPID; encoded by the coding sequence ATGGCACTCGGCGCCCTGGTCATTCTGGGCGCCTGTTCGTCGTCGGGTGGCGTAAACCCGGTCTTTCGTGCGGTCTGGGACAAGGTCCGCCCCGGTCAGGCCGCGCCGGAAACCAGCGAAACGACCACCGCGGCGGCCGCGCCCGCGCTGACCCGCGCACGAATTGATGAACTCAACATCGCCATGATCCGCGTGAAGGTGGGCGCAGCCGCCAATGGCAGCATTCTGACCGCGCGCACGTTGAATGGCGGCTATGCCACCTATTCTTCGACCAACCAGCAAACTGTAACGCTGTTTGGCGCCCTGGTAACGGCGCATCGCGGCATCGGCTTTGATTTGTTGTCGGTTGCCCATGCCCCGAATGACCCGCTGGCCGTGCGCACACCGCTGGATGACTGGCCAAGCGCCGTGCGCCGGGATTATCGCCTGCTCGGCAATGGTCCGGACGGCACCGTGCTAAGCGTAAACTGCGCGTTTCGCGTGGGGCCGCCCTTTCCCATAACCCAGGTTGAAGTCACCTATGAAACCCGCATCGTGCAGGAAAGCTGCACCGGCGATGCGACCTTCCAGAACCTGCATATGGTGGATGAAGACGGCAATGTCTGGCGCACGGCGCAATGGGTCGGTCCGCAAATGGACCAGTTCGAGATCGAGGTTCTGGAACCGATAGACTGA
- the rlmN gene encoding 23S rRNA (adenine(2503)-C(2))-methyltransferase RlmN: MPAANLPSATPITPDMLTVPRKPVDGLRPSLIGLSREQLAGALAAIDVPEKTIKMRVGQIWQWLYNKGAQDFEAMTNIAKDVRARLAESYSIDRPEIVTKQVSADGTRKYLLRIAGGHEVETVYIPESDRGTLCISSQVGCTLTCSFCHTGTQKLVRNLTAGEIVAQIMVARDDLGDWGHKVEGKRLVSNVVLMGMGEPLYNFNNVRDAMHIAMDHEGIALSRRRITLSTSGVVPEIYKTGDEIGCLLAVSFHATTDDVRDGLVPINKRWNIEKLLEALRAYPRLSNSERITFEYVMLKDVNDSDADARRLVKLIAGIPAKINLIPFNPWPGAPYERSSWERIEAFAEIVNRAGYASPVRTPRGEDIMAACGQLKSATERARKSAAQIAADVAAG, translated from the coding sequence ATGCCCGCCGCGAATTTGCCCAGTGCAACCCCGATTACCCCCGATATGCTGACCGTGCCGCGCAAGCCGGTTGACGGTCTGCGCCCCAGCCTGATCGGCCTGTCGCGTGAGCAACTGGCCGGGGCGCTTGCCGCGATTGATGTGCCGGAAAAAACCATCAAGATGCGGGTCGGGCAGATCTGGCAGTGGCTATACAACAAGGGCGCGCAAGATTTCGAGGCGATGACCAATATCGCCAAGGATGTGCGCGCGCGGCTGGCCGAGAGTTATTCAATCGACCGGCCCGAGATTGTGACCAAACAGGTATCTGCCGACGGCACGCGCAAATACCTGCTGCGCATTGCCGGCGGGCACGAGGTTGAGACCGTCTATATTCCGGAAAGCGACCGTGGCACCCTGTGCATTTCCAGCCAGGTCGGCTGCACGCTCACCTGTTCGTTTTGCCATACCGGCACGCAAAAGCTGGTGCGCAACCTGACAGCGGGCGAGATTGTCGCGCAAATCATGGTGGCGCGCGACGATCTTGGCGATTGGGGCCATAAGGTTGAGGGCAAGCGCCTTGTCAGCAATGTCGTGCTGATGGGCATGGGCGAGCCGCTTTACAATTTCAACAATGTGCGCGACGCGATGCATATCGCGATGGATCATGAAGGCATTGCCCTGAGCCGGCGGCGGATCACGCTTTCCACCTCGGGCGTTGTGCCGGAAATCTACAAGACCGGCGATGAAATCGGCTGCCTGCTGGCGGTGAGCTTTCATGCCACCACCGATGACGTGCGCGACGGGCTGGTGCCGATCAACAAGCGTTGGAATATCGAAAAGCTGCTCGAAGCCCTGCGCGCCTATCCGCGGCTTTCAAACTCCGAGCGGATCACCTTTGAATATGTGATGCTGAAGGATGTGAATGACAGCGATGCCGATGCCCGCCGCCTTGTGAAGCTGATCGCCGGCATCCCTGCGAAGATCAACCTCATCCCCTTCAACCCCTGGCCCGGCGCCCCTTATGAGCGGTCGAGCTGGGAGCGGATTGAAGCCTTTGCCGAGATCGTGAACCGTGCCGGCTATGCCAGTCCGGTGCGCACGCCGCGCGGTGAAGACATCATGGCCGCCTGCGGGCAGCTCAAATCTGCCACGGAACGGGCGCGCAAATCGGCGGCACAAATCGCCGCCGACGTTGCGGCGGGCTAG